The nucleotide sequence CTCGATCCGGTTACGATCAGCGACCTGTGCGATCAGGTTCTCAATCCACAACAGAAAGAAATACTCGACAGGCAGAAGGACGTTGATTTTGCCATTACTATCCCGCGTCTGGGACGTTTTCGTTTCAACATCCATGTCCAGCGCGGCACCTATGCAGCAGCGATCCGCCGTTTTTCAAATGAAATCTGTTCATTGAGCAGCCTGGATTTACCCCCGGTCGTGGAAGAATTGACGCGACTGAAAACAGGTTTGATCCTGGTGACCGGGCAGACCGGTTCCGGTAAATCAACGACGCTTGCCGCGATGGTCGAAGCCATTAATCAACGGGATGCCAAGCATATTATTACGCTCGAAGACCCCATTGAATATCAGTTTCAGCATGGTCGATCCCTGATCGAACAGCGGGAAATCGGCGAAGACTGTCCGGGATTTGCGTCCGGTCTGAAACACGTTCTCCGCCAGGATCCGGATGTCATTCTCATCGGCGAGTTGCGGGATCTGGATACAATCCGCGTCGCTTTGCAGGCCGCAGAAACGGGGCATCTGGTGCTGTCATCTCTGCACGTTTCCAGCGCAGCCGGCGTGGTGGATCGTCTGGTTGAAGTTTTTCCGCCGGAAGAACAGTCCCAGGTTCGCAGTCACCTTGCCGAAACGTTGCGCGGAGTCATCACACAGAAACTGTTACCAGCGGCTGATGGTAACGGGCGCGTTGCCGCGCTCGAAATCATGCTCATGAACCGGGCCGTGCAGACCAGTATTCGTGAATCGACTTCGCATTTGATCCCCGGGATCATTTCGACGAGCCGACGCATGGGGATGCAGACCATGGAACAGGCGTTGAAAGAACAGCTACTGAATGGAAAAGTTGATCCGGACATCATTGATGAACATCTGCAGGAGTTAAAAGGAGAGTCACCGAAAGAATATTCACAGGGATTACTCGCGTAATCAGAAAGCACTCCCATGCAGTTTACATATACAGCACGCAATACAAGTGGCCAGAACCAGACCGGTGAGCTGGTTGCGGATTCCCGGGAAGAGGCCGTCGCAAAACTGCGGCAGGAAGGCCTGTACCTGCTGGCGCTGGAGGAATCAGATACCAGTACCACTAATACGATCAGCATCGCACAAAAAAAACGGGTTCCCCGTAAGGAAATCATTTATTTCACCAACCAGATGGCCATTATGGTCGACGCCGGTGTGCCTGTAGCCACTGCCCTGGAAGGCATTTCGAAACAGATTGAAAATCCTGTTCTGGCAGAGATATTAGCACATATTCAAAAAAGTGTAGAATCCGGTAGTGACTTCTCGGCTGCGCTGGCAGATTTTCCCAGACAGTTTGATCGCACGTATGTCAATCTGATTAAAGCCAGTGAAGCCAGTGGTACCATGCCACAGATGCTGAACCGGATCGCTGCCCAGGCGGAAGAAGAGCAGGAAACCATTCAGCAGGTCAAAGGGGCATTGATGTATCCCGCCATCATGCTGGTGATGTGTGTTGGTATCTGTATTTTTCTGCTGACATATGTTTTTCCAAAACTGATGCCGATGTTCGCCTCACGCGGAGCCGCGATACCGGCACCGACCAAAATCATGATCATGGTCTCAACGGCAATCACTTCCTACTGGTATCTGATTTTACTGTTTCTGGCAGCCTTTGTGGGTGTCTTCTGTTATGTTCGAAAGCAGGTCTGGGGAAAATCCGCCTTTGACTGGGTTTTAATCCGCATGCCTGTCTTCGGTTCCATGCTCAAAAAACTGGCGATCAGTCGCAGTATTCGTACTCTGGCAACCACAGTCAATGCCGGGGTTCCCATGCTGGAAGCACTCGAACTCAGCTCAGGCGTGACCGACAATGTGCATTTCAGACAGAGCTGGCTGGAAATCAGCGAACTGGTGACAACGGGAAAACAGATTCATGAAGCGATGGAAGGAAAAACACTGTTCCCTCCCACCATGCAGCAGATGATTGCCTCTGGTGAATCGACGGGTCGCCTGGGTATGGTACTGAATAAACTCAGTGATTACTTCGACCGTGAAGTCAAAATCGCAATCAAATCTGCTACCACTCTGATTGAACCAGTCATGGTGGTCTGCATGGGTTCGATCATCGGCTTTATTGCACTCTCGATGTTACTGCCGATCTTCACATTGAGCACCAGTCACTGATTCGTTTCCAAGAGAAGTAAAAGACTTCGATCGTCTATCGGCGACGTTTCTTTTTCTTCTGCGGAGACGTTTTCACTGGTTCTGAAGCGGGTTTGCTTTCCGCTTTCTCAGCCTCTTTTGAAGCTTCTGCAGGAGACTCACTTCTGGGTGACTCAGCTGGTTTTTCGTCTGTTTCGGCAGACTGTGGTTCAGACTGAACTTCTGCCATGGTTTCCAGCAGACCCTGCGACTGAAACTTTTCCTGGGAAAAGGCTTTCAGTTCCGTATTAAAGATCTGAATCAGAGCATGCAGACAGGAGGCCACAATCGGACCAATAAACACGCCCCAGAGCCCCATGACCTGCAGTCCTCCCAGCACACTGACGAACGCCAGCAGCGGATGGAGTTTCGCGTCGCTCTGTAACACATAAGTCCGGATAATATTATCCATCGTGCCCACTACCAGGGTTCCAATCAAGATCAGAAAGATGGCAGACCCCCAGTCTCCCTGGTACATCAGCCATATTGCGCAGGGCAACCAGATCAGCCAGGAACCCAGTAAAGGCACCATGGAAGTGATGGTCGCCAGAATCAGAAAAACAATAAAGTGATCGAAACCCACGATAGATAACGCAATCGCCGTCGTGAGCCCCTGCCCGATGGCTGCCAGAAACGTCGCGATCACCACAGCGCGGACGACTTTTTGAAACTGATCTATGAGCCGCCTCTGGTAGTCCACATGTACGGGAATCAGTGACTGAGTAGATTCAATCAGCAGATATCCGTCTGCCAGAAAATAATAAAGAGCGATAATAAACATGATCCATGCGATCAACGCCGAGAACAAAGTCCCCAGCAGGCCGACCGTCGAAGCCGCGACACCCAGAGAACGCTTGGCGATCGGTACCAGTGTTGCCTGCAGATTCTTGCGGATAAAATCTTCTGAAATCTTAGGCTCACCCGATTTACCCGAAGTCACCAGAGAGTCGATATCGTATTGCAGATACTCGTGCGACCAGTCCACAAACTGTTGAAATTTATCGTTACTGATTTCGACTTTTTCGCGAATCGTTTGAACGGTTTTATTCCAGTTTGCCTCGTCCAGTGTATTGACAATCGTCGTAAACAACTGCAGCGAACCCAGAAAGATTCCCACACACAAGGGAATCAGAATGGCGGAAACGATGATGGTCGTCGTGAGCCCGGCTGCAAATCTGACATGACCATTGGTACGTCGAATAAAATAATTCAGCAAAGGCTGACTGATCATTGCCACCACTGCTGCCAGGAACAGAGGCAGGATGAATGGCATGATCACTTTGAAGAACATGATCCCCAAAGCGAGAATCAGGCAGAGAATTACCGTTAGCGAAACGAGTCGAACCATGAACCATTCCTATTCACTGATTTATCTATCGAAGGGCACAATTGACCAGATGATCAGAGTCTATGGTATTTAACAACTTACAGCAATTTTACCGGAAAAGATAGAGAAATCCCCTACGTGCTGAATCGGGGCTTTTCTGCATTCCGATCTAATATTTTGGAATCCAAATCGCAATTTTTTAGCCAGACTCGCTACAATACAGTTTTCTACTCCCATCAGGAATGACTTGCATCGGGATCAGTTTATCTGTCTCGGCAGAACCGGAGTCTGGTATGAAACGTTATATAATCTCTCTCCTCTCAGCGAACCGTGTCGGGATCATGGCTGCCGTAACAACAGCCATGGATGAACTGGGTGCCAATCTGCATGAAGCCAGCATTGCCGTGATCCAGAATTTTTTCTCGATTGTGATTGCCGCCGATTTCCCGGAACAACGTGATCCGACTCTCATCCAGGAACACATCGAAGGCATCTGCAATGCCTTTAATGTTGATGTTTCCGTGAAAGACCCGGATGTCGAAGTCCCTTCCATTCTTTCTCCAGGAGAGAGTGTAAAATACCTGATTGCAATT is from Gimesia maris and encodes:
- a CDS encoding type IV pilus twitching motility protein PilT — protein: MEMNDLLHAAVDSNASDILLAIDAAPMFRIDGTLKKTALEPLDPVTISDLCDQVLNPQQKEILDRQKDVDFAITIPRLGRFRFNIHVQRGTYAAAIRRFSNEICSLSSLDLPPVVEELTRLKTGLILVTGQTGSGKSTTLAAMVEAINQRDAKHIITLEDPIEYQFQHGRSLIEQREIGEDCPGFASGLKHVLRQDPDVILIGELRDLDTIRVALQAAETGHLVLSSLHVSSAAGVVDRLVEVFPPEEQSQVRSHLAETLRGVITQKLLPAADGNGRVAALEIMLMNRAVQTSIRESTSHLIPGIISTSRRMGMQTMEQALKEQLLNGKVDPDIIDEHLQELKGESPKEYSQGLLA
- a CDS encoding type II secretion system F family protein codes for the protein MQFTYTARNTSGQNQTGELVADSREEAVAKLRQEGLYLLALEESDTSTTNTISIAQKKRVPRKEIIYFTNQMAIMVDAGVPVATALEGISKQIENPVLAEILAHIQKSVESGSDFSAALADFPRQFDRTYVNLIKASEASGTMPQMLNRIAAQAEEEQETIQQVKGALMYPAIMLVMCVGICIFLLTYVFPKLMPMFASRGAAIPAPTKIMIMVSTAITSYWYLILLFLAAFVGVFCYVRKQVWGKSAFDWVLIRMPVFGSMLKKLAISRSIRTLATTVNAGVPMLEALELSSGVTDNVHFRQSWLEISELVTTGKQIHEAMEGKTLFPPTMQQMIASGESTGRLGMVLNKLSDYFDREVKIAIKSATTLIEPVMVVCMGSIIGFIALSMLLPIFTLSTSH
- a CDS encoding AI-2E family transporter; translated protein: MVRLVSLTVILCLILALGIMFFKVIMPFILPLFLAAVVAMISQPLLNYFIRRTNGHVRFAAGLTTTIIVSAILIPLCVGIFLGSLQLFTTIVNTLDEANWNKTVQTIREKVEISNDKFQQFVDWSHEYLQYDIDSLVTSGKSGEPKISEDFIRKNLQATLVPIAKRSLGVAASTVGLLGTLFSALIAWIMFIIALYYFLADGYLLIESTQSLIPVHVDYQRRLIDQFQKVVRAVVIATFLAAIGQGLTTAIALSIVGFDHFIVFLILATITSMVPLLGSWLIWLPCAIWLMYQGDWGSAIFLILIGTLVVGTMDNIIRTYVLQSDAKLHPLLAFVSVLGGLQVMGLWGVFIGPIVASCLHALIQIFNTELKAFSQEKFQSQGLLETMAEVQSEPQSAETDEKPAESPRSESPAEASKEAEKAESKPASEPVKTSPQKKKKRRR
- a CDS encoding glycine cleavage system protein R: MKRYIISLLSANRVGIMAAVTTAMDELGANLHEASIAVIQNFFSIVIAADFPEQRDPTLIQEHIEGICNAFNVDVSVKDPDVEVPSILSPGESVKYLIAISGENHAGILRKISSQLGQDGVDILDLSATSSEDGQTFEMMIKIAVPKTLDVLEMQSVMELICSNLGVSVDFISESDSAIIGSQSQTRMFKL